Genomic segment of Arachis hypogaea cultivar Tifrunner chromosome 11, arahy.Tifrunner.gnm2.J5K5, whole genome shotgun sequence:
GGGCAGTGATTTTGTCACCAAAGGCCTTGTTACCAACTTTAGGCCCACCAAAAGAAAAAACTGCCACAGAAGGCACTTCAGGGACACGAGTAGTTATCTCATTAGCCACTAATAAAGCCAAAGCCGCACCCAAACTATGGCCGGTGATGGTTATGCTCAATGTTTCTCCTTGGTACATTTCCATGAGTCGCTTCACTTCTTCTATCACGGACTCTGCCAGGCTTGGCACGTGAGTTCCTTCTGTCTTGAACAAACTCAAGAACCCACACTCCACCTTGGGCTTTCCTTGGCCCTCCTCGGGCATGTCATTCAATTGTGCTCGCATGTTCTCAGCCCATTCAAGACACGTGGCGGTTCCACGGAGGGAGATAACTATGTCCCTCCTCCCCATCCTTGCAATCTCCCTTGTGTCATCGCAAACTGCAACGTACCCAATCCAACTGGATCTCTGGGTCATCCATCCAAGATCTGGTGCCACATCATCAATCCATTTCGGCATGTTAATCGATGACGTGGCATACAGACTCTTGGTGACCCTGTAGTACCTGTCGGGAAGTGCAACGTGGCGATGAGACGGGGGTCCCTCTTCCGACATGGCGGGATTGGAGTGGAAGGAATGGTACGCCGCTTGGATGAACTCGCCGTATCGGACCACCTCGCGGCGGAGATTCTCATCAAGGGGATCTAACATCCCCTTCCAGTCGTTGCTGCCGTGGTACTCCCTCCACCGGCTTCCGAGGGCGTTCCGCGGTGAGTACTCCGCCGTCTTGGACAGCATCCGCTGAAGGCGTTTGAGGTGGCGTGGCGACATCTCCTCCGTGGCCTTCATGTCAGGCCACAACCTCGCCAAGTTGAGACCTTCCAAAACACTCTTCCCCCTCTTCTCAGTAGTGGTTTGCTCCCTTTCCTTGACGCCGTTCTGCTGTTCTTGTTGTTGGTTAGCGAGTTGTGTCAATGGTGGTGGCGGCGAGTCCTTGTGGAGGAGCCTGTCGAGGTTAGCAAGGTGCAAGCGAGTTGAGTCGGTGGTGGAGGTTAGTGCCTTCTTGGGTGCTGACGTGGAACAAGAAGAAGGCGATGACGTCAGCTTACCGTTGTTGTTGTCGGGGTTCAAGGGAGAAAGATGGCACCT
This window contains:
- the LOC112720768 gene encoding phospholipase A1-Ibeta2, chloroplastic-like; amino-acid sequence: MMQVISSTIPAHNLHMFQARRASFRCHLSPLNPDNNNGKLTSSPSSCSTSAPKKALTSTTDSTRLHLANLDRLLHKDSPPPPLTQLANQQQEQQNGVKEREQTTTEKRGKSVLEGLNLARLWPDMKATEEMSPRHLKRLQRMLSKTAEYSPRNALGSRWREYHGSNDWKGMLDPLDENLRREVVRYGEFIQAAYHSFHSNPAMSEEGPPSHRHVALPDRYYRVTKSLYATSSINMPKWIDDVAPDLGWMTQRSSWIGYVAVCDDTREIARMGRRDIVISLRGTATCLEWAENMRAQLNDMPEEGQGKPKVECGFLSLFKTEGTHVPSLAESVIEEVKRLMEMYQGETLSITITGHSLGAALALLVANEITTRVPEVPSVAVFSFGGPKVGNKAFGDKITAQGVKVLRIVNSQDVITRVPGMFVSEELEQTIRNSKIGGVLDMFDDNTPLAYSHVGAELRVDTKMSPFLKPDADMACCHDLEAYLHLVDGFLASNCPFRANAKRSLARLMQDQSANVKKLYISKAKALSLNLERQGSFSMSLERQGSFSMSGCLPSPS